A genomic segment from Desulfurella amilsii encodes:
- a CDS encoding hemolysin family protein, with protein MDLHISELFKIILFIIALGLSAFLSSSETAIFSLKAKDLLHIRYKNQKAYEIITNLLTNSESFITMLLILNEFTNIFASILFANIFQTLFGNKYLAISSGIVVFLLLLFGEITPKSLAVKNNVLISTIFARPLYILFKLSLPVVHIFTGIINLFKKIFFKNLQQENVLTITEKEFKNIVATSKNIFDSQEQQMIENVFKFEEKQIKDIMVPLRKVLMFEASTKIESFIKHLENIKYNRIPIYKQKRNDIVGILYIKDLIKRKWEYGIDNKETVAFIARKPAFISQNIKIDMAFKYMIKRKIHLLVVVDNHKTSIGVVSLQDIVEEIVGEIENDTN; from the coding sequence ATGGATTTACACATTTCTGAGTTATTTAAAATTATCCTATTTATCATAGCTTTGGGTTTAAGCGCTTTTTTATCTTCGTCCGAAACTGCTATCTTTTCACTTAAAGCTAAAGATCTTCTCCATATAAGGTATAAAAACCAAAAAGCGTATGAAATTATAACAAATCTGTTAACAAACTCTGAAAGCTTTATCACAATGCTATTAATACTAAACGAATTTACAAATATCTTTGCCTCAATTTTATTTGCAAATATATTTCAAACGTTATTTGGCAATAAATACCTTGCAATTTCAAGTGGCATTGTAGTTTTTTTGCTGCTGCTTTTTGGTGAAATTACGCCAAAAAGCCTGGCTGTTAAAAATAATGTATTAATATCAACAATCTTTGCAAGGCCCCTTTATATTTTGTTTAAACTTTCATTACCGGTAGTGCACATTTTTACTGGTATAATAAATCTATTTAAAAAAATCTTTTTCAAAAACTTACAGCAAGAAAATGTTCTAACTATAACTGAAAAAGAATTTAAAAATATCGTTGCAACTTCAAAAAATATTTTTGACTCCCAAGAACAGCAAATGATAGAAAATGTTTTTAAATTTGAAGAAAAACAAATAAAAGATATAATGGTACCGTTGAGGAAAGTATTGATGTTTGAAGCAAGTACAAAAATTGAGTCTTTTATAAAACACCTTGAAAACATAAAATACAACAGAATACCTATCTACAAGCAAAAACGCAATGATATTGTTGGCATCTTATATATAAAAGATTTAATAAAGCGCAAATGGGAGTACGGTATTGACAACAAAGAAACTGTTGCTTTTATAGCAAGAAAACCTGCGTTTATTAGTCAAAATATAAAGATAGACATGGCATTTAAATATATGATAAAGCGCAAAATTCATCTATTAGTTGTAGTAGACAACCATAAAACAAGTATTGGTGTTGTGAGCCTTCAAGATATAGTAGAAGAAATCGTAGGAGAAATCGAAAATGATACAAATTAA
- the purL gene encoding phosphoribosylformylglycinamidine synthase subunit PurL, whose protein sequence is MTKHYLDDEELALLESRLKRKPSEFEEAIIFSLWSEHCSYKSSKIHLKKLPTKSERVVIGPGENAGVIDIGDNFVAIFKMESHNHPSYIDPYNGAATGVGGILRDVFTMGARPVLNMDALFFGLLDHPKTPYLLDGVVRGVGDYGNCVGVPTASGQTLFLDCYNNNILVNAFTLGIAKKDKIFLGIAKTIGADVIYVGSKTGRDGIHGATMASSSFDEESIKNRPTVQIGDPFTEKLLIEACLEVMDKNLIEGIQDMGAAGLTSSAFEMAQKGGVGVELRLDNVPLRESLTPLEIMLSESQERMLIIAPPKNSQEILSIFKKWSLDANIIGKVIKEQKVILRFKNQIIGEFDLDIIESPMYERKYSKPRYLDNINTQINLPEPHNYNKVLLDLLSKPNLADKSSIFEQYDSTVQTNTLKGPEGDACAIIVKQTNTAIFASVCVNPIYCYLDPFVGSQLAVLENYRNIIASGGDPVAITDCLNFGNPQNPEIMWQFVKSIEGIKYACESLNTPVVSGNVSLYNETITENIFPTPTIAMVGIGKQEDVLKSQFQFANNTIVLLNDIELNLGASQYLYYMYNKIDGMVPKAKIKQHLALKNFFDIAHKQHRLIVSAKDISMGGISACLAFMCNNIGCELKINMPLLKYEFLFSESQANIIIEIKNQDFDMVESIAYESGINVYRLGFTTDEKRLKINDLIDVSIDDIKDAKSKAFKKILS, encoded by the coding sequence ATGACAAAACATTACTTAGACGACGAAGAATTAGCTTTGCTTGAAAGCAGACTAAAAAGAAAACCAAGTGAATTTGAAGAAGCTATCATTTTTTCACTATGGAGTGAGCATTGCAGCTATAAATCTTCTAAAATACACCTCAAAAAATTACCTACAAAATCCGAAAGAGTTGTTATTGGGCCAGGTGAAAATGCAGGTGTTATAGATATTGGCGATAATTTCGTAGCTATTTTCAAGATGGAGTCGCACAATCATCCATCGTATATCGATCCATACAACGGCGCTGCTACAGGCGTAGGAGGTATTTTAAGGGATGTTTTTACAATGGGTGCAAGACCTGTATTAAATATGGATGCATTATTCTTTGGCTTGCTAGATCATCCAAAAACCCCTTATTTGTTGGATGGTGTGGTCAGAGGTGTTGGTGATTATGGAAACTGCGTGGGCGTGCCAACAGCTAGCGGCCAAACTCTATTTTTAGATTGCTATAATAATAATATTTTGGTAAATGCATTTACTTTAGGTATTGCAAAAAAGGATAAAATATTTTTAGGTATAGCTAAAACAATAGGGGCAGATGTTATTTATGTTGGTTCAAAAACAGGCAGGGATGGCATACATGGTGCAACAATGGCCTCTAGCTCATTTGATGAAGAATCCATAAAAAACCGACCAACTGTTCAAATAGGGGACCCATTTACGGAAAAATTGCTCATAGAAGCGTGCCTGGAAGTAATGGACAAAAATTTGATAGAAGGCATACAGGATATGGGGGCAGCAGGTCTTACCTCAAGTGCATTTGAGATGGCTCAAAAAGGTGGGGTGGGCGTTGAATTACGCCTTGACAATGTACCATTAAGAGAAAGTTTGACGCCACTTGAGATAATGCTATCAGAAAGCCAGGAAAGAATGCTTATCATAGCACCCCCAAAAAACAGTCAAGAAATTTTGAGCATTTTTAAAAAATGGAGCCTTGATGCAAATATCATTGGTAAGGTTATAAAAGAACAAAAGGTAATTTTACGCTTTAAAAATCAAATTATTGGCGAATTTGATCTTGATATTATAGAAAGCCCAATGTATGAAAGAAAATACTCAAAACCTAGGTATTTGGACAATATCAACACTCAAATTAACCTACCAGAGCCTCACAATTACAATAAAGTGTTGTTAGACCTTCTCAGCAAGCCAAATTTAGCAGATAAGTCATCTATTTTTGAACAGTATGACTCAACTGTTCAAACAAATACACTAAAAGGACCAGAAGGCGATGCATGCGCAATAATCGTTAAACAAACAAATACAGCTATATTTGCAAGCGTATGTGTAAATCCTATATATTGCTATCTTGATCCATTTGTAGGATCACAGTTGGCTGTGCTAGAAAATTACAGAAATATTATTGCAAGCGGTGGAGATCCGGTAGCAATTACAGATTGTCTTAATTTTGGCAACCCTCAAAACCCAGAAATTATGTGGCAGTTTGTTAAATCTATTGAAGGTATAAAATATGCTTGCGAATCTTTAAATACACCTGTTGTGAGCGGAAATGTAAGCCTATATAATGAAACAATAACAGAAAATATTTTTCCAACGCCAACTATAGCTATGGTGGGCATAGGAAAGCAAGAAGATGTGCTCAAAAGTCAATTTCAGTTTGCAAACAATACGATTGTTTTGTTAAACGATATAGAACTCAATTTGGGCGCAAGTCAGTATTTGTATTATATGTACAATAAAATTGATGGTATGGTTCCGAAAGCCAAAATAAAACAACACTTAGCGTTAAAAAATTTTTTTGATATAGCCCATAAACAGCATAGATTAATTGTAAGCGCAAAAGATATCTCAATGGGAGGCATATCAGCCTGTCTTGCTTTTATGTGCAACAACATAGGGTGCGAGTTAAAGATTAATATGCCCTTGCTAAAATATGAGTTTTTGTTTAGCGAGTCTCAAGCAAATATAATAATAGAAATTAAAAATCAAGATTTTGATATGGTAGAATCTATTGCTTATGAAAGTGGTATCAATGTTTATAGACTGGGATTTACAACAGACGAAAAAAGACTTAAAATAAATGATTTGATAGACGTTTCCATTGATGATATTAAAGATGCTAAAAGTAAAGCATTTAAGAAAATTTTGTCATGA
- a CDS encoding NAD(P)-dependent oxidoreductase translates to MKLGFIGLGIMGSAVANNLLKSGFRLNIYNRSRKKVKDLTSDDYEFLDNPKLVAQNSDIIFMMLSNDEACENVVSSNNGLLEGLSSNKIVVNFSTVSSYYSQKLCNEVNKKNALFLEAPVVGSKIPAQNAALIILCAGDKKAYEAANPYFEKLSKRVFYLDAVPNASYLKIVNNQVMGITMQALAEGLHLAKKLNLDLNVVLDLLNSGAFANSMFDLKGKNILNNDYNVHFPYEHMQKDLGFAVKLAEDKKAFCPALSIVNEIYKKGLSSYSKEDMCAIFEALNS, encoded by the coding sequence ATGAAGCTCGGTTTTATTGGTCTTGGGATTATGGGAAGCGCAGTGGCAAATAATCTTCTAAAAAGCGGTTTTAGGCTAAATATATATAACCGCAGTAGAAAAAAGGTAAAAGATTTAACTTCAGATGATTATGAATTTCTAGATAACCCAAAATTAGTAGCCCAAAATAGCGATATAATTTTTATGATGCTAAGCAACGATGAGGCGTGCGAAAATGTTGTTAGCTCAAATAATGGTTTACTTGAGGGCTTATCTAGCAATAAGATAGTGGTGAATTTTAGTACTGTTTCTTCTTATTATTCTCAAAAACTATGCAATGAGGTAAACAAAAAAAATGCGTTATTTTTAGAAGCTCCGGTTGTTGGTAGTAAAATTCCTGCTCAAAATGCCGCATTGATAATACTTTGTGCAGGCGATAAAAAAGCTTACGAAGCTGCTAACCCATATTTTGAAAAACTATCAAAACGAGTCTTTTATTTGGATGCTGTGCCGAATGCTTCTTATCTAAAAATTGTGAATAATCAAGTAATGGGCATAACTATGCAGGCTTTAGCAGAAGGTTTACATTTAGCAAAAAAACTCAATTTAGATTTAAATGTTGTTTTGGATTTGCTCAACTCAGGGGCTTTTGCTAACTCAATGTTTGATTTAAAAGGTAAAAATATTTTAAACAACGATTATAATGTTCATTTTCCCTATGAACATATGCAAAAGGATTTGGGTTTTGCCGTAAAATTAGCAGAAGATAAAAAAGCTTTTTGTCCAGCACTTTCCATAGTAAACGAAATATATAAAAAAGGCTTATCTTCTTACTCAAAAGAAGATATGTGCGCAATCTTTGAAGCACTCAATAGTTAA
- the thiM gene encoding hydroxyethylthiazole kinase, with protein MRDFGKIIVGIREKKPLVYNITNLVVINISANALLSIGASPIMSFEKQEAADLVKISSALLINMGTPTQDTIETMIIAAKAANKIGIPIIFDPVGVGASSFRNDIANKILSEAKVDILKANASEVANLSGLKVQTKGVESCETIENITDITKNLAKELGCIVCTTGKTDVISDGNEVYLCENGHEALTKITGSGCMLGSIMGATAGVCGKDYLIAALCACLIMGISGEIAASKTNMLGSFQVEFFNALSIFEPETFNSARYKKL; from the coding sequence GTGAGAGATTTTGGCAAAATTATTGTTGGTATAAGAGAAAAAAAACCGCTTGTGTATAACATTACAAACCTTGTTGTTATAAATATAAGTGCCAATGCGTTACTATCAATAGGGGCAAGTCCAATAATGTCTTTTGAAAAACAAGAAGCAGCTGATTTAGTTAAAATAAGCTCAGCGCTGCTTATCAACATGGGCACACCTACGCAAGATACAATTGAAACAATGATTATTGCCGCCAAAGCTGCAAACAAAATCGGTATTCCTATTATTTTTGATCCGGTTGGAGTTGGTGCAAGCTCGTTTAGAAATGACATTGCAAATAAAATTCTTTCTGAGGCAAAAGTGGATATCCTTAAGGCAAACGCATCTGAGGTTGCAAATTTATCTGGTTTAAAAGTGCAAACAAAAGGCGTTGAGTCCTGCGAGACTATAGAAAACATTACAGATATTACAAAAAATTTAGCCAAAGAACTTGGCTGTATCGTATGCACTACCGGCAAAACAGATGTAATATCTGATGGAAACGAAGTTTATTTGTGTGAAAACGGTCATGAAGCCCTAACAAAAATTACTGGATCTGGATGCATGCTTGGCTCAATTATGGGTGCAACAGCTGGCGTATGTGGTAAGGATTATCTAATAGCAGCTCTTTGCGCTTGCTTAATAATGGGCATATCTGGAGAAATAGCCGCTTCGAAAACAAATATGCTTGGTAGTTTTCAAGTAGAATTTTTTAATGCGCTATCGATTTTTGAACCTGAAACCTTCAATAGTGCAAGATATAAAAAATTGTGA
- a CDS encoding Trm112 family protein, protein MLDKEILDFIVCPKCKGDLKLEGEFLICQNCQSKYPIKDDIPILLEEEAQKINQNIKKEEV, encoded by the coding sequence ATGCTTGATAAAGAAATACTGGATTTTATAGTGTGTCCAAAATGCAAAGGAGATTTAAAACTTGAAGGAGAGTTTTTAATTTGCCAGAATTGCCAATCAAAATACCCAATCAAAGATGATATACCTATCTTGTTGGAAGAAGAGGCGCAAAAAATAAATCAAAATATAAAAAAAGAGGAGGTCTAA
- the rpe gene encoding ribulose-phosphate 3-epimerase: MKLLASILSCNFLKLEEEIKDAELVGCDMLHLDIMDGHFVPNITIGPDIVRQIHKATKLKLDVHLMVENPSFWSEKFINAGAYSITVHQEADYHLNRLINSIKGKNTRALVSINPATSPILLEYILEYIDGVLIMSVNPGFGGQAFIENSLKKIEYLSKFKYLHNLEFVIQVDGGVNLDNIKSLIDAGADEIIAGSALFKVNKSEFVKKFKELTRVTI, translated from the coding sequence ATTAAGCTTTTGGCTTCAATTTTGTCTTGTAATTTTTTAAAGCTTGAAGAAGAAATTAAAGATGCAGAATTAGTTGGTTGCGATATGCTCCACTTAGATATTATGGATGGCCACTTTGTGCCAAACATTACAATTGGGCCGGATATTGTAAGACAAATACATAAAGCCACAAAATTAAAGCTTGATGTGCATTTAATGGTAGAAAACCCATCTTTTTGGTCAGAAAAGTTTATAAATGCAGGAGCTTATTCTATAACTGTTCATCAGGAAGCAGACTACCACTTAAATAGGCTAATTAATTCTATCAAGGGAAAAAATACAAGGGCCCTTGTTTCTATTAATCCAGCTACATCTCCAATTTTGTTAGAATATATATTAGAATATATTGATGGTGTGCTTATAATGTCAGTAAACCCAGGATTTGGCGGTCAAGCATTTATAGAAAATTCTCTAAAAAAAATAGAGTATCTATCAAAGTTTAAATATTTGCACAACCTTGAGTTTGTAATCCAAGTTGACGGTGGTGTGAATTTAGACAATATCAAAAGCTTGATTGATGCTGGAGCAGACGAAATAATAGCTGGAAGTGCATTGTTTAAAGTAAATAAAAGCGAATTTGTAAAAAAATTTAAAGAATTGACGAGGGTTACAATATGA
- a CDS encoding deoxyribonuclease IV has product MKLGIHLSIEHIIDELPILCTTYKLDCFQFFTKSPRRWSQKLIDESTAITFKKNMQNQNINPQNAFIHCSYLINPANPTSKTYSELEYELENAYRLGIYNLVLHPGSCKDSDCLEKASNTIKHILKQYPNINLLLENTTRIGSTLEDLKILKEKIGENVFYCIDTCHLFVTGYILDVDIIDKILNIDNIKLWHLNDSKAAFGSKLDRHEKLGKGLIGFENIKKLLRLPKIQNASFILETPGTNATRSKEIQILRKYL; this is encoded by the coding sequence GTGAAACTTGGAATACACTTATCTATCGAACATATAATTGACGAATTGCCTATTTTGTGCACAACATACAAGCTTGATTGCTTCCAATTTTTTACAAAAAGCCCTCGCAGATGGAGCCAAAAATTAATAGATGAAAGCACAGCTATAACTTTTAAAAAAAATATGCAAAATCAAAATATAAATCCGCAAAATGCTTTTATACACTGCTCGTATCTGATAAACCCTGCAAACCCAACATCAAAAACATACAGTGAACTGGAGTATGAACTTGAAAACGCATATAGGTTGGGCATTTACAATTTAGTCTTGCATCCTGGCTCATGTAAAGATTCAGATTGTTTAGAAAAAGCTTCAAATACCATAAAACATATATTAAAACAATATCCAAATATCAATCTTTTGCTTGAAAACACTACACGCATAGGTAGTACCCTTGAAGATTTAAAAATATTAAAAGAAAAAATTGGCGAAAACGTATTTTATTGTATAGATACTTGTCATTTATTTGTAACTGGTTATATTTTAGATGTGGACATAATTGATAAAATATTAAACATTGATAATATCAAATTATGGCATTTAAATGATTCCAAGGCAGCATTTGGTTCAAAACTAGATAGACACGAAAAGTTAGGAAAGGGTCTAATCGGTTTTGAAAACATAAAAAAACTCCTACGCTTGCCAAAAATACAAAACGCTTCTTTTATACTTGAAACCCCAGGCACCAACGCAACACGCTCGAAAGAAATCCAAATATTAAGGAAATATTTATGA
- a CDS encoding sulfite exporter TauE/SafE family protein, which translates to MDILKIFLIFLVGLLTGFLNVMAGGGSMLTLPLLTFLGLSIDVANGTNRVSILIQNLAATYSFKKNKVHILKRSLILSIPATLGAICGTLVVVQINESLLKKIAAVLILLMGAFIVLKKDIWKKNKIATKKSNILSYLTFFFIGFYGGFLQAGVGFFFISALMFLEGFDIVKTNAAKVAIIAVYTIVSLIIFAIHNQVDWKIGFILAIGSAIGSSFGARYMVLNEIVWVKYLLFAAILFAALKMFFS; encoded by the coding sequence GTGGATATCCTAAAGATTTTTTTAATCTTTTTAGTTGGTTTATTAACGGGCTTTTTGAATGTTATGGCCGGCGGTGGTTCTATGCTTACACTTCCTCTTTTGACATTTTTAGGCTTAAGTATAGATGTAGCAAACGGCACAAACAGGGTGTCTATTTTAATCCAAAATTTAGCTGCTACCTATAGTTTTAAGAAAAATAAAGTTCATATCTTGAAGCGCTCTTTAATTTTATCAATTCCTGCAACACTTGGAGCTATCTGTGGCACACTTGTGGTTGTCCAGATAAATGAAAGTTTGTTAAAAAAAATTGCCGCTGTATTAATCTTATTAATGGGTGCTTTTATTGTCTTAAAAAAAGATATTTGGAAAAAAAATAAAATTGCAACAAAGAAAAGCAATATTTTATCATATTTAACTTTTTTCTTTATTGGTTTTTATGGTGGTTTTTTGCAGGCTGGTGTTGGTTTTTTCTTTATTAGCGCTTTAATGTTTTTAGAGGGTTTTGATATAGTTAAGACAAATGCTGCAAAAGTTGCTATAATTGCTGTATACACCATTGTTTCTTTAATTATTTTTGCCATTCATAACCAGGTAGATTGGAAAATAGGTTTTATTTTAGCTATAGGCAGCGCCATTGGCTCAAGTTTTGGCGCACGCTACATGGTTTTAAACGAGATTGTGTGGGTAAAGTACTTGCTTTTTGCTGCAATTTTATTTGCTGCCCTAAAGATGTTTTTTTCCTAA
- a CDS encoding replication-associated recombination protein A gives MEDETIENLIKRSFEIESFEQLVGQEHLFSKGKPLYNFYYNNTYLPSLILFGPPGCGKTSYAKLIAKRKNLHYIYLNASIATLKDIKSALETKERILLVIDEIHRLDQKQQDYLLSFLENNVVLIGTSFHNPYFKLNRALRSRLFVYEFKNLSEKDLSLLLDRVEAGGIVTEKDARFILIKQSNHDARKLMNILLALNLDHITKKDIENLFNIDLSYDNLQEHYDFISAYIKSIRGSDSDAAIYYLARMLESGEDPEFIARRLCILSSEDIGLADKYAINIAASTLFIVQNIGMPEARINLAFCTIYLALAKKSNSTYLALSKAQSDIKNGVLLNVPKHLKTNSKDYLYPHNYKGSFVKQEYLEKKLKYFYPKENDEIDQWIPYKN, from the coding sequence ATGGAAGATGAAACAATAGAAAATCTTATTAAGCGTAGTTTTGAAATCGAATCTTTTGAACAGTTGGTAGGCCAAGAACATTTATTTTCCAAAGGTAAACCTCTTTATAACTTTTATTACAATAACACATATTTACCCTCCTTGATTTTGTTTGGTCCGCCAGGTTGCGGGAAAACAAGTTACGCAAAACTTATAGCAAAGAGAAAAAACTTGCACTACATCTATTTAAATGCCTCAATTGCTACACTAAAAGACATAAAGTCGGCGCTTGAAACCAAAGAGCGCATTCTTTTGGTAATAGACGAAATCCATAGACTCGACCAAAAGCAACAGGATTATTTGCTTTCTTTTCTTGAAAATAACGTTGTGTTGATTGGTACATCGTTTCATAACCCATACTTTAAGCTCAACAGAGCTTTGCGATCACGACTATTTGTGTATGAGTTTAAAAATTTAAGTGAAAAAGATCTATCGTTATTACTGGATAGAGTTGAAGCTGGTGGTATTGTTACAGAAAAAGATGCACGCTTTATACTTATCAAACAGTCAAACCACGATGCAAGAAAGTTAATGAATATATTACTTGCTCTAAATTTAGACCATATTACAAAAAAAGATATAGAAAACCTTTTCAATATAGATTTGTCATACGATAATCTACAAGAGCATTATGATTTTATTTCCGCATATATTAAAAGTATTAGAGGCTCAGACTCAGACGCAGCTATCTATTACCTTGCGCGCATGCTAGAAAGCGGGGAAGATCCAGAATTTATAGCAAGAAGGCTTTGTATATTGTCAAGTGAAGATATAGGCCTTGCCGATAAGTATGCTATAAATATTGCTGCAAGCACACTTTTTATCGTACAAAATATTGGCATGCCAGAAGCAAGGATCAATTTAGCTTTTTGTACAATTTATTTAGCTTTAGCTAAAAAGTCAAACTCAACATACTTAGCCTTAAGCAAAGCCCAATCAGATATTAAAAATGGTGTATTGCTAAATGTTCCAAAACACTTGAAAACAAATTCTAAGGATTATTTGTACCCCCATAATTACAAAGGTAGCTTTGTTAAACAAGAGTATTTAGAAAAAAAACTAAAATACTTCTACCCAAAAGAAAATGACGAGATAGATCAGTGGATACCATACAAGAATTAG
- a CDS encoding DUF2726 domain-containing protein, which produces MKPWYYISVLLIGLSIVFVLWMIRKFKKIKTPAIKKYTLKDYLLSKNERIVYETLLLYSKDFNLEVLPKMRLPEFIHVDRKNRNTFFMIQNKFVDFLIVDNIRIKPKFAIILEKKALKETNLEFFSNIFKEIKLKWALIKEEEFENTLELKEKLKKILEEAYA; this is translated from the coding sequence ATGAAGCCATGGTATTACATTTCTGTGCTGCTTATAGGGCTTAGCATTGTTTTTGTACTTTGGATGATTAGGAAGTTTAAAAAAATAAAAACCCCAGCTATCAAAAAATATACGCTGAAGGATTATTTATTATCAAAAAATGAGCGCATTGTATATGAAACGCTGCTTTTGTATTCAAAAGATTTTAATTTAGAAGTTCTGCCTAAAATGAGATTACCGGAATTTATACATGTCGACAGGAAAAATAGAAATACTTTTTTTATGATACAAAATAAATTCGTAGATTTTTTAATTGTAGACAATATAAGGATTAAACCGAAATTTGCTATAATTTTAGAAAAAAAAGCTTTAAAGGAAACAAACTTAGAGTTTTTTAGCAATATCTTTAAGGAAATAAAGTTAAAATGGGCATTGATAAAAGAAGAAGAGTTTGAAAACACGCTTGAACTTAAAGAAAAGTTAAAAAAAATTTTGGAGGAAGCTTATGCTTGA
- a CDS encoding MerR family transcriptional regulator, with the protein MRFRKDVYSISMFCKIVDIHPQTLREYEKSGIIKPKRTKGNIRFFTDEDIEDVRFIKEMTKTLGVNLAGVDIIMRLKNQIRDLEKLIEELYKQIPGLSVKENSTLPVVKEEPKKPDIIEIKIET; encoded by the coding sequence ATGAGATTCAGAAAAGATGTCTATAGTATTAGTATGTTTTGCAAAATCGTTGATATTCACCCACAGACCTTAAGGGAATACGAAAAAAGCGGGATCATTAAACCTAAGCGAACAAAAGGCAACATAAGGTTTTTTACCGATGAAGATATAGAAGATGTGAGATTTATAAAAGAAATGACAAAAACTTTGGGCGTTAATCTAGCTGGCGTAGATATCATTATGAGACTCAAAAATCAAATTAGAGACCTAGAAAAACTTATTGAAGAACTATACAAGCAAATTCCAGGACTAAGTGTAAAAGAAAATTCTACCTTACCCGTTGTTAAAGAAGAACCAAAAAAACCTGACATTATTGAAATTAAGATAGAGACTTAG
- a CDS encoding RrF2 family transcriptional regulator: MFLPTNVRYSLRFLIELKKTNEPISLKKVSQITKISENYLKQLAAKLERHGIVEGKKGPHGGYKILKTDVSLKDLIGIFTEGIKLAPCVQGDFVCTLVQNCPSTKMWQEANKAIEKLFEDIKLENF, encoded by the coding sequence ATGTTTTTACCAACGAACGTTAGGTACAGTTTAAGGTTTCTAATAGAACTCAAAAAAACCAATGAGCCTATAAGTCTAAAAAAAGTTTCTCAGATAACTAAAATTAGCGAAAACTATTTAAAGCAACTGGCAGCAAAGCTTGAAAGGCACGGTATAGTAGAAGGTAAAAAAGGCCCTCATGGTGGCTATAAAATACTAAAGACAGACGTATCACTCAAAGATTTAATAGGTATTTTTACAGAAGGCATAAAACTTGCACCTTGCGTACAAGGTGACTTTGTTTGCACTCTCGTTCAAAATTGTCCCTCAACTAAAATGTGGCAAGAAGCAAACAAAGCCATAGAAAAACTGTTTGAAGATATCAAACTTGAAAATTTTTAA
- the thiL gene encoding thiamine-phosphate kinase, translated as MDTIQELGEFALIEKIKTLFEQPADALGIGDDCAVIPIYNTNLLVTVDTLIENVHFFSDHPMEKLAKKAININISDIVACGGVSKWAFLSLSLNPSMKISQIETFIESLQKSCASRNIYLLGGNTAKDDKLSINITLIGQADKPILRSTAKPNQDVYLTGEIGCSACGFYAIKNKLSASDKCLERFLAPKARTDLIDQIKPYATAMIDISDGLLQDAEHICSSSNVGIDIFLENINICENQNLNDIDKITFGEDYELLFCADQKDRSSILAISDVKLIGRTNNSKKITIYNNGRIIIPKKYGFTHF; from the coding sequence GTGGATACCATACAAGAATTAGGGGAATTTGCGCTTATTGAGAAGATAAAAACTCTTTTTGAGCAGCCAGCAGATGCTTTAGGTATTGGCGATGATTGTGCTGTTATACCAATTTACAATACAAATTTACTTGTAACTGTTGATACACTGATAGAAAATGTGCATTTTTTTAGTGATCATCCAATGGAAAAGCTAGCGAAAAAAGCTATAAATATAAATATTAGTGATATAGTTGCCTGTGGTGGAGTGTCAAAATGGGCATTTTTGTCTTTATCGCTAAACCCATCAATGAAAATTTCTCAAATAGAAACTTTTATTGAAAGCTTGCAAAAAAGTTGCGCTTCGCGCAATATATATTTACTTGGTGGCAACACCGCAAAGGATGATAAACTATCAATAAATATCACTTTAATAGGACAAGCGGATAAGCCTATTTTAAGATCAACCGCCAAGCCCAATCAGGATGTTTACCTTACAGGAGAAATTGGATGTTCGGCTTGCGGATTTTATGCTATTAAAAATAAATTATCCGCAAGCGATAAATGCCTTGAAAGATTTTTAGCTCCAAAGGCAAGAACAGATTTAATTGATCAAATAAAACCATACGCTACTGCTATGATAGATATAAGTGATGGACTACTTCAAGACGCTGAGCATATTTGCAGCTCAAGTAATGTAGGCATAGATATATTTTTAGAAAATATAAACATATGCGAAAATCAAAATTTAAACGACATTGATAAGATTACCTTCGGAGAAGACTACGAACTATTGTTTTGCGCAGATCAAAAAGACAGATCGTCAATACTTGCAATAAGCGATGTAAAATTAATTGGACGCACAAACAACAGTAAAAAAATCACAATTTACAATAATGGCAGAATAATTATTCCCAAAAAATATGGATTTACACATTTCTGA